DNA sequence from the Ramlibacter agri genome:
GCGGGGCCGGCCGCGGCGCACATGCCGCCCCTGGTCACCGCATTGCGCCTGGGCGTGCCCGTGGGCGCGGGCACCGACGCGCACCGGGTCGCTTCCTACAACCCCTTCGTCGCGCTGCAATGGATGCTGGACGGCCGCACGGTGGGCGGCCGTGCGACGCGCGGCGCCGAGGAGACGCCCACGCGCGAGCAGGCGCTGCGCCTGTACACGCTGGGCAGCGCCTGGTTCAGTTTCGACGAGCGCAAGCGCGGTTCACTGGAGCCCGGCAAGCTGGCCGACTTCGCGGTCCTGGACCGCGATTTCTTCGGTGTGCCGGTGGCGGAGATCGGCGGCACGGTGTCGCTGTTGACGGTGGTGGGCGGCAAGCCGGTCTATGCGGCCGCGCCGTTCGCGCTGCAATGAAAACGAGGAGCGCGGCTTGATTCGCCATATCGTCATGTGGAGCGTGCGCGGCGCCACGCCCGAGGAAAAGAGCGCCAACATCGCGAAGCTGCAGGCCAGCTTCCACAGCCTGCGCGGCCGCGTGCCGGGCCTGCTGCACCTGGAAGTGGGCGTGGACCACAGCCGGGTGGACTACGCTTGCGACGTCGTGCTGGTGAGCGATTTCGAGTCGCAGGCGGCCCTGGACGCCTATGCGACGCACCCGGAACACCTGCGGGTGAAGCAGGAGGTGGGCGACATGCGCATCGCCCGCCACCAGGTCGATTACCGCGTGGAGTAGCAACATGGAAAAGCAGACTCTGGTGCGCGGCGCCACCGTGATCACGATGGACCAGCAGGGCGACCTGCCGCGGGCCGACATCCTGGTACGCGGCGACTGCATCGTGGAGATCGCGCCTTCGCTGAAGGTGGACGACG
Encoded proteins:
- a CDS encoding Dabb family protein, translated to MIRHIVMWSVRGATPEEKSANIAKLQASFHSLRGRVPGLLHLEVGVDHSRVDYACDVVLVSDFESQAALDAYATHPEHLRVKQEVGDMRIARHQVDYRVE